One region of Microcoleus sp. FACHB-68 genomic DNA includes:
- the nirB gene encoding nitrite reductase large subunit NirB — translation MTAKKNLVVIGNGMVGHKFLELMVAKGATQQWNIITFCEEPRVAYDRVNLSGFFSGKTAGDLTLVEPGFYQENGIEIHIGDKAVAINREQKTVSSANGLEVPYDKIVVATGSYPFVPPIKGNDAKGTFVYRKIDDLEAMSDYAKNCTVGVVVGGGLLGLECANALKNMGLKTHVVEFAPRLMPVQIDDAGGAILSSKIEALEVSVHTSKATTEIVNENGKVSKMLFADGGELETDMIVFSAGIRPRDDIARSCGIAVGERGGIIINDYCQTSDPDIYAVGECALYQNRIYGLVAPGYTMAGVAADILSNTATSTFTGADMSTKLKLLGVDVASFGDAFAKTAGAKEIAITDNVQGVYKKLVLNADGSRLLGGILIGDASAYGTLLQFVQNGIALPPYPEDLLMPPREGKPASAAMGVDSLPDSAQICSCNNVTKGQICTAIREGNLTDVPTVKKCTKAGTGCGGCVPLVTDILKSEMKKAGLVVKNHLCEHFAYSRQELYHLVRVHKIQTFDELIQQHGSGLGCEICKPTVSSMLASTWNEHILKTPHVSLQDTNDYYLANIQRDGTYSVVPRVPGGEITPDQLIVIGKVAKEFGLYTKITGGQRIDLFGARVDQLPQIWKQLIDAGFESGHAYGKALRTVKSCVGSTWCRFGVQDSTSLAIEVELRYRGLRAPHKLKSAVSGCTRECAEAQSKDFGIIATENGWNLYVCGNGGMKPQHAVLLAADIDKETLIKYLDRFLVFYIRTADRLERTATWFNKLEGGIEYLKQVIIEDSLGIGAELEEQMEHLVSTYQCEWKATIEDPEKVQRFRHFVNTDEPDPSLQYVDERGQKRPAKEHEKTLVGATE, via the coding sequence ATGACAGCCAAAAAGAACCTCGTTGTTATCGGCAATGGTATGGTCGGTCACAAATTCCTAGAGCTGATGGTCGCAAAAGGAGCGACACAGCAATGGAATATAATTACATTCTGCGAAGAACCTCGTGTTGCTTATGATCGCGTTAACCTCAGCGGCTTTTTCTCTGGGAAAACTGCGGGAGATTTAACGTTAGTTGAACCTGGGTTTTATCAAGAAAACGGAATTGAAATTCACATTGGCGATAAAGCAGTTGCGATTAACCGGGAACAAAAAACCGTCTCTTCAGCTAATGGGTTAGAAGTTCCCTACGATAAGATTGTTGTCGCCACCGGCTCTTATCCTTTTGTGCCGCCGATTAAAGGTAATGACGCGAAAGGTACATTTGTTTACCGGAAAATTGATGACCTGGAAGCGATGTCTGACTACGCCAAAAACTGCACAGTTGGCGTAGTCGTTGGGGGCGGTTTATTAGGGTTGGAATGTGCAAATGCCCTAAAAAACATGGGATTAAAAACCCATGTGGTTGAGTTTGCTCCCCGTTTGATGCCGGTGCAAATCGATGATGCCGGTGGTGCAATTCTTAGCAGCAAAATCGAAGCGTTAGAAGTATCGGTTCACACCAGCAAAGCCACAACAGAAATTGTCAATGAAAACGGCAAAGTTTCTAAAATGCTGTTTGCAGATGGCGGCGAATTAGAAACCGACATGATTGTGTTTTCTGCAGGCATTCGTCCTCGTGATGACATTGCCAGAAGCTGCGGAATTGCAGTGGGTGAGCGTGGCGGGATTATTATCAATGATTACTGTCAAACTTCCGATCCAGACATTTATGCGGTGGGAGAATGCGCCCTTTATCAAAATCGAATTTACGGATTAGTCGCCCCCGGCTATACGATGGCAGGCGTCGCAGCGGATATCCTGAGCAATACAGCGACGAGTACCTTTACCGGCGCGGATATGTCCACCAAACTCAAGTTATTGGGAGTGGATGTAGCAAGTTTCGGGGATGCCTTTGCCAAAACTGCCGGTGCTAAAGAAATCGCCATCACCGATAACGTTCAAGGTGTTTATAAAAAGCTGGTTTTAAATGCGGATGGCAGCCGGCTTTTAGGGGGAATTCTCATTGGAGATGCTTCCGCATACGGCACTTTGTTGCAATTTGTGCAAAACGGAATTGCCTTGCCTCCCTATCCCGAAGATTTATTAATGCCACCACGGGAAGGTAAGCCGGCATCTGCGGCAATGGGAGTCGATAGTTTGCCCGATTCGGCGCAAATTTGCTCCTGCAATAATGTTACCAAAGGGCAGATTTGCACTGCCATCCGCGAGGGCAACCTCACCGATGTGCCGACGGTGAAAAAATGCACAAAAGCCGGCACCGGCTGCGGCGGTTGCGTGCCATTGGTGACGGATATTCTCAAGTCTGAGATGAAGAAAGCCGGTTTGGTTGTCAAAAATCATCTCTGCGAACATTTTGCCTATTCCCGTCAAGAACTGTATCATTTGGTGCGAGTTCATAAAATTCAAACCTTTGATGAGTTAATTCAACAGCACGGCAGCGGTTTAGGATGTGAAATTTGTAAGCCGACTGTGTCTTCTATGCTTGCTTCTACTTGGAATGAGCATATTTTAAAAACTCCCCATGTGAGTTTGCAAGATACTAATGATTACTATCTTGCAAACATTCAGCGGGATGGAACCTATTCAGTTGTGCCACGAGTACCCGGTGGGGAAATTACGCCGGATCAGCTAATTGTTATCGGAAAAGTTGCCAAAGAATTTGGGCTTTACACAAAGATTACAGGCGGGCAGCGGATTGATTTATTCGGGGCGCGTGTGGATCAATTGCCCCAAATTTGGAAGCAGTTGATAGATGCCGGCTTTGAATCGGGACACGCTTATGGAAAAGCACTTCGTACCGTAAAATCTTGCGTGGGAAGTACCTGGTGCCGGTTTGGGGTACAGGATTCTACAAGTTTGGCGATTGAAGTCGAATTGCGCTATCGAGGTTTACGTGCCCCCCACAAATTAAAATCTGCCGTTTCTGGTTGCACCCGTGAATGTGCAGAAGCCCAAAGCAAAGATTTTGGCATTATTGCAACAGAAAACGGGTGGAATTTGTACGTGTGTGGCAATGGTGGTATGAAGCCACAACACGCCGTTTTACTAGCAGCGGATATTGACAAAGAAACGCTGATTAAGTATTTAGATCGGTTCTTAGTTTTCTACATCAGAACTGCTGATCGACTGGAACGCACTGCAACTTGGTTTAACAAGCTTGAAGGCGGGATTGAATACCTGAAGCAAGTAATTATTGAAGATTCCCTTGGCATTGGTGCTGAGTTGGAAGAACAGATGGAACACCTTGTCAGCACTTATCAGTGTGAGTGGAAGGCAACCATTGAAGATCCAGAAAAAGTACAGCGTTTCCGGCATTTCGTTAACACGGATGAGCCAGATCCGAGTCTGCAATATGTAGATGAACGGGGACAAAAACGCCCAGCGAAGGAACACGAGAAAACTTTGGTTGGTGCGACTGAATAA
- the rlmD gene encoding 23S rRNA (uracil(1939)-C(5))-methyltransferase RlmD: MDKLEQTVDKRWQQGELVEVAITDLSDTGEGVGRFDGRVVFVPDTVPGDRLLARLVQVKAQYATGKTHELLESSPHRIRPSCIVADKCGGCQWQHIDYSYQLEAKRNQVIQALERIGGISVPPVEPVLAPPAALGYRNKATYPLGMSSTGNVQAGYYQKNSHRLVNLNRCPIQDDRLDPLLAEVKQDIQRQGWRVYDEKYHRGEVRHLSLRIGRRTGEILLTLVARTGELAEIEAQAQAWLKRYPQLVGVCLNINPAKTNAIFGKETHCIAGLPYIHEEFAGLQFQLRADTFFQVNTEAAEALLEAIVNQLDLQGDEVLVDAYCGIGTFTLPLAKRVREAIGLEMQPAAIEQAQLNAQLNNLTNTSFRVGEVETLLPQLGVTPDIVLIDPPRKGCDRTVLETLVQIQPSRIVYVSCKPATLARDLKFLCNAGGYRLTRVQPADFFPQTSHVECAAFLVR; this comes from the coding sequence ATGGACAAATTAGAGCAGACCGTTGACAAACGATGGCAACAGGGTGAATTGGTAGAAGTGGCCATCACAGATTTAAGTGACACCGGCGAAGGAGTCGGTCGATTTGACGGGCGCGTGGTGTTTGTGCCCGATACCGTTCCCGGAGATCGCCTCCTCGCCCGACTGGTGCAAGTCAAGGCCCAATATGCCACCGGCAAAACCCACGAACTTCTCGAATCTTCCCCCCACCGGATTCGCCCTAGCTGCATTGTGGCGGATAAATGCGGCGGCTGTCAGTGGCAGCATATCGATTACTCCTACCAGCTAGAAGCCAAACGCAATCAGGTTATTCAAGCTTTAGAACGAATTGGAGGAATTTCTGTGCCGCCGGTTGAGCCGGTGTTGGCCCCACCGGCAGCCTTGGGCTACCGCAACAAAGCCACCTATCCCTTGGGAATGTCATCAACTGGTAACGTACAGGCCGGCTACTACCAAAAAAATAGCCACCGGCTGGTTAACCTCAACCGCTGTCCCATTCAAGATGACCGCTTAGATCCGCTGCTGGCAGAAGTCAAACAGGACATTCAGCGGCAAGGGTGGCGGGTGTATGACGAAAAATATCACCGGGGAGAAGTGCGTCACCTCTCGCTGCGGATCGGTCGCCGGACAGGTGAGATTTTATTAACCTTGGTGGCAAGAACCGGGGAATTAGCGGAAATTGAGGCCCAAGCCCAAGCATGGCTGAAGCGTTACCCGCAACTGGTGGGCGTCTGCCTGAATATCAACCCAGCCAAAACCAATGCCATTTTTGGCAAAGAAACCCACTGTATCGCCGGCCTTCCTTATATACACGAGGAATTTGCCGGTTTGCAGTTTCAACTCCGCGCCGATACCTTCTTCCAGGTGAATACAGAGGCAGCAGAGGCGCTGTTAGAGGCAATCGTCAATCAGTTGGATTTGCAAGGCGATGAGGTGCTGGTCGATGCCTACTGCGGAATTGGCACCTTTACCTTGCCCCTGGCGAAGCGAGTGCGGGAAGCGATTGGTTTGGAAATGCAGCCGGCGGCAATCGAGCAAGCCCAGCTTAATGCCCAACTGAATAACTTGACAAATACAAGTTTTCGTGTCGGAGAAGTTGAGACATTACTGCCCCAATTAGGGGTGACACCCGATATTGTTCTAATTGATCCACCGCGCAAGGGATGCGATCGCACCGTTCTGGAAACGCTGGTGCAAATTCAACCAAGCCGTATTGTTTATGTCAGTTGCAAACCGGCAACTCTGGCGCGTGATCTCAAATTCCTGTGTAATGCCGGTGGCTATCGCCTAACCCGTGTACAGCCAGCAGACTTTTTCCCCCAAACCTCACACGTTGAATGTGCGGCTTTTTTGGTGCGCTGA
- a CDS encoding DUF4351 domain-containing protein, whose translation MTQPADIGSKRLISLAPESWVQWVTQFPDVEVRDIISSDFQWVRRESDVLVRAYTPEYGEFLLLNELQLRYKPEMPKRMRAYAALAEEKYNLPAYPVLVNILQERNVAIPTRYESEFAGLQARQDYRVINLWEVDVEIAFQQSIKTLLPFVPVLRGGAEESTVRRALQTLRADEQLNQLETLLAFFATFVLDSGLVQQIMRWDMAILSESPWYHEILAQGRKQEALTMIVRPLTRRFGSVSPELQESLHRLSLEQLEELSELLLDFAAITDLETWLSTQGENQQIVEP comes from the coding sequence ATGACTCAGCCGGCAGATATTGGCAGCAAACGTTTAATTAGCCTCGCGCCTGAAAGCTGGGTGCAATGGGTGACACAGTTTCCCGATGTGGAAGTGCGAGATATCATTAGTTCAGACTTTCAGTGGGTTCGCCGTGAGAGTGATGTCTTGGTACGAGCTTACACTCCCGAATATGGGGAATTTCTGCTACTGAACGAATTACAATTGCGTTATAAACCAGAAATGCCTAAGCGGATGCGGGCTTATGCAGCACTGGCAGAAGAAAAATATAATCTGCCGGCTTATCCGGTATTGGTTAACATTTTGCAAGAGAGGAATGTGGCAATTCCCACTCGTTATGAATCAGAGTTTGCCGGCTTGCAGGCGCGTCAAGACTATCGCGTGATCAATCTTTGGGAAGTGGATGTTGAAATCGCCTTTCAACAATCTATTAAAACCCTGCTGCCATTTGTGCCGGTGTTGCGCGGGGGTGCTGAGGAATCTACCGTGCGACGCGCTTTGCAAACCCTCCGCGCCGATGAGCAACTGAACCAGTTAGAAACGCTCCTGGCATTTTTTGCTACGTTTGTATTAGACAGCGGTTTAGTTCAACAAATAATGAGGTGGGATATGGCAATATTATCAGAATCTCCCTGGTATCACGAGATACTAGCGCAAGGGCGAAAACAGGAAGCGTTAACTATGATTGTGCGCCCACTAACTCGTCGGTTTGGTTCCGTTTCTCCTGAGTTACAAGAGTCTTTGCACCGGCTCTCCTTGGAGCAATTGGAAGAATTGAGTGAGTTACTGTTAGATTTTGCTGCCATTACAGATTTAGAAACCTGGTTAAGCACTCAAGGTGAAAATCAACAAATTGTTGAGCCTTAG
- a CDS encoding ABC-2 family transporter protein, protein MNKVIRTAKTLLISNYAYMLEYRAELFLWALSGSLPFILMGIWMKASQSGNFGLQPVDFARYFLAAFIVRQTNVVWVIWEFEKEVVQGKLSPRLLQPIDPVWHHVAAHVSERFARLPFIIGLILLFFALYPQSFWIPNPGRFLLFLLVIVFAFILRFLIQYTFALFAFWIERATAIEQFWFLFYLFFSGMIAPLEMFPESVRQVVQWTPFPYLIHFPAAILVGLPVDVVGGLLVMLGWTIIFFICNRWLWRRGLKHYSGMGA, encoded by the coding sequence ATGAACAAAGTAATCAGAACTGCCAAAACTTTGCTAATTTCCAACTACGCCTATATGCTCGAATATCGAGCTGAATTATTTTTATGGGCGCTTTCTGGATCTTTGCCATTTATCCTAATGGGCATTTGGATGAAAGCTTCTCAAAGTGGTAACTTTGGGTTACAGCCGGTAGATTTCGCCCGCTATTTTCTCGCCGCCTTTATCGTTCGTCAAACAAATGTGGTTTGGGTGATTTGGGAGTTTGAGAAAGAAGTTGTGCAAGGTAAGCTTTCACCCCGACTTTTGCAACCGATTGATCCAGTTTGGCATCATGTCGCCGCTCATGTTTCTGAGCGCTTCGCCCGTCTACCGTTCATTATTGGGCTGATCTTACTGTTCTTTGCCCTCTACCCTCAATCATTTTGGATACCAAATCCGGGGCGGTTTTTACTGTTTTTACTCGTTATTGTTTTTGCCTTTATCTTGCGCTTTCTTATCCAGTATACCTTTGCTTTATTTGCTTTTTGGATAGAGAGAGCAACGGCAATTGAGCAATTCTGGTTTTTGTTTTACCTGTTTTTCTCCGGCATGATTGCTCCGTTAGAAATGTTTCCAGAGTCGGTGCGCCAAGTTGTGCAGTGGACGCCATTTCCCTATTTAATACATTTTCCCGCTGCAATACTGGTAGGGTTGCCGGTGGATGTCGTTGGCGGGTTGTTAGTGATGTTGGGTTGGACGATTATATTTTTTATCTGCAATCGCTGGTTATGGCGTCGAGGTTTGAAGCATTATTCGGGAATGGGTGCTTAA
- the apcD gene encoding allophycocyanin subunit alpha-B: MSVVSQVILQADDELRYPSTGELKSITQFFQTGEQRVRIASTLAENEKKIVEQASKRLWQKRPDFISPGGNAYGQRQRALCLRDYGWYLRLITYGILAGDQEPIEKIGIIGVREMYNSLGVPVPGMAESIRCLKEAALALLSQEDAAEAAPYFDYIAQAMS, from the coding sequence ATGAGCGTAGTTAGCCAAGTTATTCTCCAAGCGGACGACGAGCTTCGTTATCCAAGCACCGGCGAACTTAAGAGCATTACACAATTCTTTCAAACCGGCGAACAGCGGGTTCGCATCGCCAGCACACTGGCAGAAAATGAAAAGAAAATTGTAGAACAAGCAAGTAAACGGCTTTGGCAGAAACGCCCTGACTTTATTTCTCCGGGCGGTAATGCTTACGGACAGCGTCAGCGGGCGCTTTGTTTGCGTGATTATGGCTGGTATCTGCGTCTAATTACCTACGGGATACTTGCCGGTGATCAAGAACCGATTGAAAAAATTGGGATCATTGGTGTGCGGGAAATGTACAACTCTCTGGGCGTTCCTGTGCCTGGTATGGCTGAATCCATCCGCTGCTTGAAAGAAGCAGCCCTGGCACTGCTTAGCCAAGAAGACGCCGCTGAAGCCGCCCCTTACTTCGACTACATCGCTCAGGCTATGTCATAA
- a CDS encoding tetratricopeptide repeat protein, translating into MATTQPKANWTARKTNKSRLKFLSLITTGVTLAAITFIGKAGATVPVNTVTQQARQQTSSALLRDGENLVRRGEVKRALSVYAEAEILNSPLAVSAGDWNTLCWFGSLWGQATDVIDACNKAVELAPKQEEFRDSRGLARALSGDIEGAIEDFQVFVDETEDQSRKYLRQSWINSLRRGQNPFTPEQLKQLFVD; encoded by the coding sequence ATGGCGACGACTCAACCAAAAGCAAATTGGACAGCACGCAAAACCAACAAAAGCCGGCTCAAATTTTTAAGCTTAATAACCACTGGCGTAACATTAGCCGCTATTACCTTTATTGGCAAAGCCGGCGCTACAGTGCCGGTGAACACTGTCACGCAACAAGCACGACAACAGACAAGCTCCGCGCTACTAAGAGATGGAGAAAACTTGGTGAGGCGAGGAGAAGTCAAACGCGCACTCTCCGTGTATGCTGAAGCCGAAATACTTAACTCCCCACTCGCGGTTTCCGCCGGCGACTGGAACACCCTCTGCTGGTTTGGCAGCCTCTGGGGTCAAGCAACTGATGTGATAGATGCCTGTAACAAGGCTGTAGAACTCGCACCCAAACAAGAAGAGTTCCGGGACAGTCGGGGTCTTGCACGGGCGCTTAGCGGCGATATTGAGGGCGCTATCGAAGATTTTCAGGTATTTGTAGACGAGACAGAAGACCAAAGCCGTAAATACCTGCGTCAAAGTTGGATTAATTCCCTGCGCCGGGGTCAAAATCCCTTCACCCCTGAACAACTAAAACAGCTATTTGTTGACTAA
- a CDS encoding AbrB family transcriptional regulator → MTETATAPLTGKALLQKVKELSHLPRRETAKRCGYYTVTKNSQTRVNLTDFYDAVLAARGIPLSPEGAKDGRGREPTYRVSVHKNGQIVIGSTYTEAMGLKPGDEFEIKLGYKHIHLIQVDSNKNGSLKDEDDEEDEDDEE, encoded by the coding sequence ATGACAGAAACTGCAACAGCTCCACTTACGGGAAAGGCACTGCTTCAAAAGGTAAAAGAACTCTCACATTTACCGAGGCGAGAAACCGCAAAGCGCTGCGGGTACTATACCGTCACAAAAAATAGCCAAACCCGCGTCAATCTCACAGATTTCTATGACGCTGTGTTGGCCGCAAGGGGAATTCCTTTAAGCCCAGAAGGAGCCAAAGATGGCCGGGGTCGCGAACCGACGTATCGCGTGAGCGTCCACAAAAATGGACAAATTGTGATCGGTTCTACCTACACAGAAGCGATGGGATTAAAGCCTGGGGATGAATTTGAAATCAAGCTGGGCTACAAACATATTCATCTGATTCAGGTGGATTCTAATAAGAATGGTTCCCTGAAAGATGAAGACGATGAGGAGGACGAAGACGACGAGGAGTAA
- the nirD gene encoding nitrite reductase small subunit NirD gives MVQALPVREKVTQWVDVCPVSAITPNTGVCALVDGKQVAVFRVGNASEIYALGNYDPFSKAYVLSRGIVGDRKGVKKVASPIYKQNFNLATGQCLDDETVKVPAFPARVVDERVQVAIG, from the coding sequence ATGGTTCAAGCTTTACCAGTTCGTGAGAAAGTTACACAATGGGTTGATGTCTGCCCAGTGTCAGCGATTACACCCAATACCGGAGTTTGTGCCCTAGTTGACGGTAAACAAGTCGCGGTTTTTCGGGTAGGAAATGCTTCGGAGATTTACGCACTCGGTAACTACGATCCGTTTAGCAAAGCCTATGTTTTATCACGCGGCATTGTCGGTGATCGTAAGGGTGTCAAAAAAGTTGCTTCACCGATTTACAAGCAGAATTTCAATTTAGCGACAGGGCAATGTTTAGATGATGAAACGGTGAAGGTGCCGGCATTCCCTGCGAGAGTTGTTGATGAGCGCGTGCAGGTAGCAATCGGTTAA
- a CDS encoding YkvA family protein, translating into MNFSIQSLYTWYRSTIRNPKYRWWLILGTAAYLFSPIDIAPDFLPIVGQIDDLALVTLLVSEVSQLLIDRYKARNGENPTETASAGEGSTAGAGTIDVDAATIK; encoded by the coding sequence ATGAACTTCTCAATTCAATCGCTCTACACCTGGTATCGCAGCACCATTCGTAATCCTAAGTATCGCTGGTGGCTTATTCTCGGCACAGCCGCTTATTTGTTCAGCCCGATTGATATTGCCCCAGATTTTCTGCCCATTGTCGGACAAATTGACGATCTTGCCCTTGTAACGTTGCTCGTTTCCGAAGTGTCCCAACTGTTGATTGATCGTTACAAAGCTCGTAATGGCGAGAATCCGACTGAAACGGCTTCAGCCGGTGAAGGTTCAACTGCCGGTGCCGGCACCATTGATGTGGATGCTGCAACCATTAAATAG
- a CDS encoding BrnT family toxin, giving the protein MDIVYRLQGIEFEWNINKAQSNIEKHGVTFEEAAEVFFDPFYQEGDATSNDEQRDFIIGYSRAQRLLLVVYVERGERNRIISARPTTRTERQLYEQA; this is encoded by the coding sequence ATGGATATCGTCTATCGGCTGCAAGGCATAGAATTTGAATGGAACATCAACAAGGCACAAAGCAACATTGAAAAACATGGTGTTACATTTGAAGAAGCCGCAGAAGTTTTTTTCGACCCCTTCTACCAAGAGGGTGACGCAACCTCCAATGACGAACAGCGCGATTTCATCATTGGGTATTCCCGCGCTCAACGCCTCTTGCTAGTAGTTTATGTAGAACGTGGTGAGCGAAACCGGATAATTTCTGCACGTCCGACTACTCGTACAGAAAGGCAATTATATGAACAAGCCTGA
- the lpxD gene encoding UDP-3-O-(3-hydroxymyristoyl)glucosamine N-acyltransferase produces the protein MKFSELVQKLGEAAGKNSLTSTSEDLEIIGVAQIEEATPSTISYIEGAKYASQLEKTAASAVILPMDDALQAKANQRGIAWIAGHNPRLLFAQTIALFYQPFGPAPEIHPTAVVHPSAEIGSKVYIGAHVVIQAGVKIGSGVCIHPNVVIYPEVQIGDRTVLHANCTIQERTLIGANCVIHSGAVIGAEGFGFVPAPSGWFKMEQSGRTVLEDGVEVGCNSNIDRPAVGETRIGCNTKIDNLVQIGHGCKVGTNCALSGQVGLAGGVKLGNNVILAGQVGIANQVKIGDGAIASAQSGIHHDVPAGEIVSGTPAVPHKVFLKASAIYARLPEIYQSIKQIQRYFKNSRNDL, from the coding sequence ATGAAATTTAGCGAACTGGTACAAAAACTTGGTGAAGCTGCCGGTAAAAATAGCCTAACGTCTACAAGTGAGGATCTGGAAATTATAGGGGTGGCACAGATTGAGGAGGCAACCCCTAGTACCATCAGTTATATAGAAGGCGCAAAATATGCCTCCCAGTTGGAGAAAACAGCGGCGAGTGCTGTAATTTTACCGATGGATGATGCCCTACAAGCCAAAGCAAACCAACGGGGCATTGCTTGGATTGCCGGCCATAATCCGCGATTGTTATTTGCCCAAACGATCGCATTATTTTACCAACCTTTTGGGCCGGCACCAGAAATTCATCCCACTGCCGTGGTTCATCCTTCCGCCGAAATTGGATCGAAAGTCTACATCGGTGCTCATGTGGTTATTCAAGCCGGCGTGAAGATTGGCAGCGGCGTGTGCATTCATCCAAATGTAGTAATTTATCCCGAAGTCCAAATCGGTGATCGCACAGTTTTACACGCGAACTGCACTATTCAAGAACGCACGCTAATCGGCGCTAATTGTGTAATTCACAGTGGTGCAGTGATTGGTGCTGAGGGGTTTGGTTTTGTGCCGGCACCGTCAGGTTGGTTCAAAATGGAGCAATCAGGCCGCACAGTCTTAGAAGATGGTGTAGAGGTTGGGTGTAATTCTAATATTGACCGACCGGCTGTAGGAGAAACACGGATCGGTTGCAACACAAAAATTGACAATTTGGTACAAATTGGTCATGGCTGTAAAGTCGGCACAAATTGTGCATTATCTGGTCAAGTTGGGCTTGCCGGTGGTGTCAAATTAGGCAACAATGTCATCTTGGCCGGCCAAGTGGGGATAGCGAATCAAGTAAAAATAGGAGATGGGGCAATTGCATCAGCCCAATCAGGAATTCATCACGATGTTCCTGCCGGCGAGATAGTCTCCGGAACGCCGGCTGTTCCTCATAAGGTGTTTTTGAAGGCTTCCGCTATTTACGCCCGCCTGCCGGAAATTTATCAATCTATTAAGCAAATCCAGCGCTACTTTAAAAACTCCCGCAACGATCTCTAA